From Hyphomicrobiales bacterium 4NK60-0047b, one genomic window encodes:
- a CDS encoding exodeoxyribonuclease III, which yields MKLKLATWNINSVRLRIDSLAKFAADQSPDVIALQEIKCSNEHFPLKAINDIGYEHVTYHGQKSYHGVAILSKIPLETVGQHDFNSSNDTRHLAVKLKTGSRSKHPLILHNFYIPAGGDIPDREKNIKFGQKLDYLTNLTNWFEDGSNNHSDNMIMVGDFNIAPLETDVWSHKQLLKVVSHTPIEVEHLNKLQATKNWHDIMRTMIPEPEPLYTWWSYRAKDWKASNRGRRLDHIWTTPKLAKKAKSMEVITEMRSWEKASDHAPVIANFEL from the coding sequence ATGAAATTAAAACTCGCCACCTGGAACATTAATTCCGTTCGTCTAAGAATAGATAGCTTAGCTAAATTCGCAGCTGATCAATCCCCTGATGTTATTGCATTGCAAGAAATCAAATGTTCAAACGAACATTTTCCCCTAAAAGCCATAAATGATATCGGATATGAACACGTCACCTACCATGGTCAGAAATCATATCATGGTGTCGCTATTCTTTCTAAAATTCCTTTAGAAACTGTAGGGCAACATGACTTTAATTCATCAAACGACACACGCCATCTTGCAGTAAAATTAAAAACAGGCAGTCGCAGCAAACACCCACTGATTTTACATAACTTCTATATCCCCGCTGGTGGAGATATTCCTGATAGAGAGAAAAATATCAAATTTGGCCAAAAGCTGGATTACCTCACGAACCTAACAAATTGGTTTGAAGATGGTTCAAACAATCATTCAGACAACATGATTATGGTCGGTGATTTTAACATAGCTCCGTTAGAAACTGACGTTTGGTCCCATAAACAATTGCTGAAAGTCGTCTCACATACACCCATTGAAGTTGAACATCTGAACAAATTACAAGCCACAAAAAACTGGCATGACATAATGCGAACAATGATACCAGAGCCAGAACCATTATACACATGGTGGAGCTACAGAGCCAAAGATTGGAAAGCCTCCAACAGAGGACGTAGACTAGACCACATCTGGACCACACCCAAACTTGCCAAAAAAGCAAAATCGATGGAAGTCATCACAGAAATGCGCTCATGGGAAAAAGCCTCAGACCACGCCCCCGTCATCGCCAACTTTGAGCTTTAA